A part of Microbulbifer salipaludis genomic DNA contains:
- a CDS encoding glutathione S-transferase family protein: MGLLVNGEWKDQWYDTDKSGGAFEREAAQLRNWVTADGSAGPSGEGGFAAEKDRYHLYVSLACPWAHRTLIFRKLKGLTDYISVSVVSPYMLENGWTFDESEGSTGDDLFGSEFLHQVYTRNRPEYSGRVTVPVLWDKQRQCIVSNESSEIIRMFNTAFDALTGDSQDFYPQDLRGDIDATNTLVYDNINNGVYRAGFATSKEAYETAYHRLFEALEQLEQRLQVNRYLTGERITEADWRLFTTLIRFDAVYHGHFKCNKQRLADYPNLWGYVRELYQWPGVAETVDFYHIKTHYYASHKNINPTGIVPLGPELDYSAPHGRGA; the protein is encoded by the coding sequence ATGGGATTACTGGTAAATGGTGAATGGAAAGATCAGTGGTACGACACCGACAAAAGTGGTGGCGCCTTCGAGCGTGAGGCGGCGCAACTGCGCAACTGGGTGACGGCCGATGGCAGTGCCGGCCCCAGTGGCGAAGGCGGGTTCGCAGCGGAAAAAGACCGCTACCACCTGTACGTCTCACTGGCCTGCCCCTGGGCACACCGCACCCTGATCTTCCGCAAGCTCAAGGGGCTCACCGATTACATCAGCGTGTCGGTGGTCAGCCCCTACATGCTGGAGAATGGCTGGACCTTTGATGAAAGCGAGGGCAGTACCGGCGATGACCTGTTCGGCAGCGAATTCCTGCACCAGGTGTACACCCGCAACCGCCCTGAGTACTCCGGGCGCGTCACAGTGCCGGTGTTGTGGGACAAACAGCGGCAGTGCATCGTCAGCAACGAGTCTTCAGAAATCATCCGCATGTTCAACACCGCGTTTGATGCGCTTACCGGCGACTCCCAGGATTTTTATCCACAGGATTTGCGCGGTGACATCGATGCCACCAACACGCTGGTTTACGACAACATCAACAATGGTGTGTACCGCGCGGGGTTCGCCACCAGCAAAGAGGCCTACGAGACGGCGTATCACCGGCTGTTCGAGGCCCTGGAGCAGCTGGAACAACGGCTGCAGGTTAACCGCTACCTCACCGGCGAGCGTATCACCGAGGCGGACTGGCGGTTGTTTACCACGCTGATCCGTTTTGACGCCGTGTACCACGGCCATTTCAAGTGCAACAAGCAGCGCCTGGCGGACTACCCCAACCTGTGGGGCTATGTGCGCGAGTTATACCAGTGGCCCGGTGTGGCCGAGACAGTGGACTTTTACCACATCAAAACCCACTACTACGCGAGCCACAAAAACATCAATCCCACCGGGATTGTGCCGCTGGGGCCTGAGCTGGACTACTCGGCGCCCCACGGTCGCGGCGCCTGA